A part of Desulfobaccales bacterium genomic DNA contains:
- a CDS encoding CBS domain-containing protein codes for MKVRDIMVKEVATLDVNDELSLANDIMRLGRIRHLPVVDGARLVGIISERDLFRSSLAQALGYETKATRELMKSLRIKDVMVTKVITVSPDTDLKTAVKMMVDHKIGCLPVVEGDRLIGLVTETDILMQYCKELGGC; via the coding sequence ATGAAGGTGCGGGACATCATGGTGAAGGAAGTGGCCACCCTCGACGTCAATGATGAGCTGAGCCTGGCCAACGACATCATGCGCCTGGGGCGCATCCGCCATTTGCCGGTGGTGGACGGCGCCCGTCTGGTGGGGATCATCTCGGAGAGGGACCTGTTCCGCTCCTCCCTGGCCCAGGCCCTGGGCTATGAGACCAAAGCCACCCGGGAGCTCATGAAGAGCCTGCGCATCAAGGACGTCATGGTCACCAAGGTCATCACCGTGAGCCCGGACACGGACCTGAAGACCGCGGTGAAGATGATGGTGGACCACAAGATCGGCTGTCTGCCGGTGGTGGAAGGGGACCGCCTCATCGGGCTGGTGACGGAGACGGACATCCTGATGCAGTACTGCAAGGAGCTGGGGGGCTGTTAA
- a CDS encoding 3D domain-containing protein: protein MKKMAILCLVTVGMFLTPRPTLSVSMAIVTVTAYSYNGGASPHGITASGRKVKEGMVAVSRDVERTLNLAFGDRVLLHGLGVYEYQDRMASRMRKKVDVFLDSDRKARRFGVKRQVVLVKLV, encoded by the coding sequence ATGAAAAAAATGGCGATCCTGTGCCTCGTGACCGTGGGGATGTTCCTCACCCCTCGACCCACCCTCAGCGTCAGCATGGCCATCGTGACGGTCACCGCCTATTCCTACAACGGCGGCGCCTCCCCTCACGGGATCACGGCCTCCGGCCGGAAGGTCAAGGAGGGCATGGTGGCGGTGAGCCGGGATGTGGAGCGCACCCTCAATCTGGCCTTCGGCGACCGGGTGCTGCTCCACGGGCTGGGGGTCTATGAATACCAGGACCGCATGGCCTCCCGCATGCGCAAGAAGGTGGACGTCTTCCTGGACAGCGACCGGAAGGCCCGGCGCTTCGGGGTGAAGCGGCAGGTGGTCCTGGTCAAGCTGGTGTGA
- a CDS encoding branched-chain amino acid transaminase: protein MVEKANWIWLDGDFIPWDQAQVHILTHTLHYGLGVFEGIRAYHCADGRTAIFRLPEHIRRLFDSAHILQMAIPYSQEEICEVCRELLRRNGQKEAYLRPLVFLGEGVMGLNPQGSPVRVAVVSWVWGAYLGEEGLKNGIRVKTSSFTRHHVNVMMTKAKAVGNYVNSILAKREAIQAGYDEALLLDTEGYLAEGTGENIFLVKDGVLKTPPLGAILPGITRASVLSLAADLGIPTQEVRFTRDEFYLADEAFLTGTAAEITPVREADNRTIGAGRPGPVTRKLQEAFFAVVKGQDPRYQHWLSYI, encoded by the coding sequence ATGGTGGAAAAGGCGAATTGGATCTGGCTGGACGGCGACTTCATCCCCTGGGACCAGGCCCAGGTGCACATCCTCACCCACACCCTGCATTATGGGCTCGGAGTCTTTGAAGGCATCCGGGCCTATCACTGCGCCGACGGCAGGACCGCCATTTTCCGCTTGCCCGAGCACATCCGGCGTCTGTTTGACTCGGCCCATATCCTGCAAATGGCCATCCCGTACTCCCAGGAGGAGATCTGCGAGGTCTGCCGGGAGCTCTTGCGCCGCAACGGCCAGAAAGAGGCTTATCTCCGGCCCCTGGTGTTTCTGGGGGAAGGGGTGATGGGGCTCAATCCCCAGGGCAGTCCGGTGCGGGTAGCCGTGGTGAGCTGGGTCTGGGGGGCCTACCTAGGGGAGGAAGGCCTGAAAAACGGCATCCGGGTGAAGACCTCCTCTTTCACCCGCCACCACGTCAATGTCATGATGACCAAGGCCAAGGCGGTGGGCAACTATGTCAATTCCATCCTGGCCAAACGGGAGGCCATCCAGGCGGGGTATGACGAGGCTCTGCTCCTGGATACGGAAGGCTACCTGGCGGAGGGCACCGGGGAGAACATCTTCCTGGTGAAGGACGGGGTGCTGAAAACCCCGCCCTTGGGGGCCATTCTCCCGGGCATCACCCGGGCTTCGGTCCTCAGCCTGGCCGCCGACTTAGGGATCCCCACCCAGGAGGTGCGCTTCACCCGGGATGAATTTTACCTGGCGGATGAAGCCTTCCTCACCGGCACCGCAGCGGAGATCACGCCCGTCAGGGAGGCGGACAACCGCACCATCGGCGCCGGCCGCCCCGGGCCCGTTACCCGCAAGCTCCAGGAGGCCTTCTTCGCAGTGGTCAAAGGCCAGGATCCCCGCTATCAGCACTGGCTGAGCTATATCTGA
- a CDS encoding lipocalin-like domain-containing protein: protein MTRFLPRRWRPPCLLFWLMFCLLPGPAWAGPEPTGFLTARPGYQWQFPRDHGAHPGYRTEWWYYTGHLVSDQGELFGYQVTFFRVALTPSPPRRASAWAADTVYFAHLALTDGPGRRFYFRERAQRGALGLAGAATDRLHVWVDDWQATAQGEDIRLTARDEGLALDLTLTPVKPPVFHGDGGFSRKAAGTDHASLYYSLTRLATRGSVTVNGRRFSVSGESWMDREFSSSQLAPNQAGWDWFALQLEDGAEIMLYHLRLTDGGVDAASSGTYVDPQGRTRHLTRDDFRITVTGHWRSAQSGARYPAAWEIRLPALGYELSLTPTLPDQELRTTGSTRITYWEGQVKVTGRLQDAPVTGRGYVELTGYAGPLGGRF, encoded by the coding sequence ATGACGCGCTTCCTGCCCCGCCGCTGGCGCCCCCCTTGCCTTCTCTTCTGGCTGATGTTCTGCCTGTTACCAGGGCCCGCCTGGGCCGGGCCGGAACCCACGGGCTTTCTAACCGCCCGGCCCGGCTACCAGTGGCAGTTCCCCCGGGATCACGGCGCCCACCCGGGCTATCGCACCGAGTGGTGGTATTATACCGGGCATCTGGTGAGCGACCAAGGGGAGCTTTTCGGCTACCAGGTCACTTTCTTTCGGGTGGCCCTTACCCCCAGCCCTCCCCGCCGCGCCTCGGCTTGGGCGGCAGATACAGTGTATTTTGCTCACCTCGCCCTCACGGACGGGCCTGGCCGGCGGTTTTACTTCCGGGAGCGGGCCCAGCGGGGGGCCTTGGGGCTGGCCGGGGCCGCCACCGACCGGCTGCATGTCTGGGTGGACGACTGGCAGGCCACGGCCCAGGGAGAGGACATCCGCCTCACCGCCCGGGATGAAGGGCTGGCCCTGGACCTGACCCTGACCCCGGTCAAGCCGCCGGTCTTTCATGGCGATGGGGGCTTCAGCCGCAAAGCCGCGGGCACCGACCACGCCTCCCTGTATTACTCCCTCACCCGGCTGGCTACCCGGGGGAGCGTGACCGTCAACGGCCGGCGCTTCAGCGTCAGCGGCGAAAGCTGGATGGACCGGGAGTTCTCCAGCAGCCAGCTCGCCCCGAACCAGGCCGGCTGGGACTGGTTCGCCCTGCAGCTGGAGGACGGCGCGGAGATCATGCTTTATCACCTGCGCCTCACCGACGGCGGGGTGGACGCCGCTTCTTCGGGCACTTATGTCGATCCCCAGGGCCGCACCCGGCACCTCACCCGGGACGATTTCCGGATCACGGTCACCGGACACTGGCGCTCGGCCCAAAGTGGCGCCCGCTACCCCGCGGCTTGGGAGATCCGCCTGCCTGCTTTGGGTTATGAGCTCAGCCTCACCCCTACCCTGCCGGACCAGGAACTCCGGACTACCGGCAGCACCCGCATCACTTACTGGGAGGGCCAGGTGAAGGTGACAGGGCGCCTGCAGGACGCGCCGGTCACGGGCCGGGGCTACGTGGAACTCACAGGCTACGCCGGGCCTCTGGGCGGGAGATTTTAA
- the acpS gene encoding holo-ACP synthase produces MNYDAMIYGIGVDLIRVARLARVLERFGDRFLQRVFTAREIAYCRTRHRQGVYQLAQRFAAKEAFSKALGVGLRAGGIRWREVEVLPDQMGKPELYVSGRAAELCRAHGITRMHVSLTDEDGHAVAMVVLEV; encoded by the coding sequence GGCATCGGCGTGGATCTCATCCGGGTGGCCCGCCTGGCCCGTGTGCTGGAGCGCTTCGGCGACCGCTTTTTGCAGCGCGTCTTCACGGCGCGGGAGATCGCCTACTGCCGCACCCGCCACCGCCAGGGCGTTTACCAGTTGGCCCAGCGCTTCGCCGCCAAGGAGGCCTTCTCCAAAGCCCTGGGGGTGGGCCTGCGGGCCGGCGGCATCCGCTGGCGGGAGGTGGAGGTGCTCCCGGATCAGATGGGCAAACCGGAACTGTACGTCAGCGGCCGGGCGGCGGAGCTCTGCCGGGCCCACGGCATCACCCGGATGCACGTCAGCCTCACGGACGAAGACGGCCACGCCGTGGCCATGGTGGTCCTGGAAGTGTAG
- a CDS encoding UXX-star (seleno)protein family 1, translated as MAKEIVIYGKATUPFTTKAREAKSQEGYTVDYRDVKEEPRYLEEMLRLSQGVRKVPVLVEGGQVSIGFGGT; from the coding sequence ATGGCCAAGGAGATCGTAATCTACGGCAAGGCCACCTGACCCTTCACCACCAAGGCCCGGGAGGCCAAGAGCCAGGAGGGGTACACGGTGGATTATCGGGATGTCAAGGAAGAACCCCGGTATCTGGAGGAGATGCTGCGTCTCAGCCAGGGGGTGCGCAAGGTGCCGGTGCTGGTGGAGGGCGGCCAGGTAAGCATCGGCTTCGGCGGCACCTGA
- a CDS encoding gamma-glutamylcyclotransferase: MTADLLPYLGDRPEERLIVYGSLAPGGANNFILARLGGFWYRCSIFGHMRIVKGFKAFTYDPRGGKEHQAWLFVSPSLPDKFPDLDDFEGEDYRRILIPVTVAGQATWAYIYEGVEG, encoded by the coding sequence ATGACCGCTGACCTTCTCCCCTATCTCGGCGACCGTCCGGAAGAGCGCCTCATCGTCTACGGCAGCCTGGCCCCCGGCGGCGCCAACAACTTCATCCTGGCCCGGCTGGGCGGGTTCTGGTACCGCTGCAGTATCTTCGGCCACATGCGCATCGTCAAGGGCTTCAAGGCCTTCACTTATGACCCCCGGGGCGGCAAGGAACACCAGGCCTGGCTCTTCGTCTCCCCCTCCCTGCCGGACAAATTTCCTGACCTGGACGACTTTGAGGGCGAGGACTACCGCCGCATCCTCATCCCGGTGACCGTGGCGGGCCAAGCCACTTGGGCCTACATTTATGAAGGCGTGGAGGGATGA
- a CDS encoding cyclic nucleotide-binding domain-containing protein codes for MTEAMDSRPLTWADGLKLENVGREVRVPAGSLVVKQGDPPQCFYVVISGRLEVFRETRDGIRTRLTELGPGDYFGEVALVTGQPRTASVAAREDAVLLEISKEEFDHVLDHNPKLARHIIQQLSHWLVQGDGRLEREVVHQAKLRQISWFDYLLLLGLSLVLALVFNLYNDNQIPLVHGWGEKLNVKEISPTRALELYRRQAAVFVDARKANFYEQRHIQGALNLPLLYFDLQYPMFRFIVEQMGWQDKPIIVYGGGFSRRFDYELAHLLSEKDHGQVMVLGGHYAAWEKLFPVVEKTAAPPPAMPLGIPGLIEWLPVGFLALLLIPPVRRSPHLAMAGRLVLGVIFIQFALSKIMRPGVFALNVVEYGLMPPWGVNLWALFLPWAELVCGLFLILGIRTRAAATIIGGMNLIFIIGLVNAILTGLPINCGCVGEAGEPVNWWKVTKNAGMLLMAGQIYLYDRFLVLDRGGFIWREREI; via the coding sequence ATGACCGAGGCCATGGATTCCCGGCCCCTGACCTGGGCCGACGGGCTGAAGCTGGAAAACGTGGGCCGCGAAGTGCGCGTGCCGGCAGGAAGCCTGGTGGTCAAGCAGGGGGATCCGCCCCAGTGCTTTTATGTGGTCATCAGCGGCCGCCTGGAGGTCTTCCGGGAGACCCGAGACGGCATCCGCACCCGCCTCACGGAGCTGGGCCCCGGGGATTACTTCGGGGAGGTGGCCCTGGTCACCGGTCAGCCCCGCACCGCCTCGGTGGCCGCCCGGGAGGACGCAGTGCTCCTGGAGATCTCCAAGGAGGAGTTCGACCACGTCCTGGATCACAACCCCAAGCTGGCCCGGCACATCATCCAGCAGCTCAGCCACTGGCTGGTGCAGGGGGACGGCCGCCTGGAGCGGGAGGTGGTGCATCAGGCGAAGCTCCGGCAGATCTCCTGGTTCGACTATCTCCTCCTGCTGGGGCTGAGCCTGGTGCTGGCTTTGGTCTTCAATCTCTACAACGACAACCAGATTCCCCTGGTGCACGGCTGGGGGGAAAAGCTGAACGTCAAAGAAATCAGCCCCACCCGGGCCCTGGAGCTCTACCGGCGGCAGGCAGCGGTCTTTGTGGACGCTCGCAAGGCCAATTTTTACGAGCAGCGCCACATCCAGGGGGCCTTGAATCTGCCCCTCCTGTATTTTGACCTGCAGTATCCCATGTTCCGCTTTATCGTGGAGCAGATGGGCTGGCAGGACAAACCCATCATCGTTTACGGCGGGGGCTTCAGCCGCCGGTTCGACTATGAGCTGGCGCACCTGCTCTCAGAGAAGGACCACGGCCAGGTGATGGTGTTGGGGGGGCATTACGCCGCCTGGGAGAAGCTCTTCCCGGTGGTGGAGAAGACCGCGGCGCCGCCCCCGGCCATGCCCCTGGGGATTCCCGGGCTCATCGAGTGGCTGCCGGTGGGCTTTCTGGCTCTGCTTCTCATCCCGCCGGTCAGGCGCAGTCCGCATCTGGCCATGGCCGGCCGCCTGGTTCTGGGAGTGATCTTCATCCAGTTCGCCTTAAGCAAGATCATGCGCCCCGGGGTCTTTGCCCTGAACGTGGTGGAATATGGCCTCATGCCGCCCTGGGGGGTGAATCTGTGGGCCCTGTTTCTCCCCTGGGCGGAGCTGGTGTGCGGGCTCTTCCTCATTCTGGGGATCCGCACCCGGGCGGCGGCCACCATCATCGGCGGCATGAATCTCATCTTCATCATCGGCCTGGTGAATGCCATCCTTACCGGTCTCCCCATCAACTGCGGCTGTGTGGGGGAGGCGGGGGAGCCGGTCAACTGGTGGAAAGTGACCAAAAACGCCGGCATGCTCCTCATGGCCGGACAGATCTATCTTTATGACCGCTTCCTGGTCCTGGACCGGGGCGGCTTTATCTGGCGGGAACGAGAGATATGA
- the efp gene encoding elongation factor P — MYSTADFKKGLKIELDGQPYVIIDFLHVKPGKGGAFVRTKLKNLVTGRVLDQTFRSGERVKKPDLEEREMQFLYRDGEDFVMMDNDTYEQLTLTPEQMGEAALFLPENLTVKVLFFNKQPVAVELPLAVELTVTETEPGVRGDTASGGSKPATLETGAVIQVPLFINVGDRVRVDTRTGTYLERAK; from the coding sequence ATGTATTCCACCGCGGATTTCAAAAAGGGCCTGAAGATCGAGCTGGACGGTCAGCCCTATGTCATCATCGACTTCCTGCATGTCAAGCCGGGCAAGGGCGGGGCCTTTGTGCGCACCAAGCTGAAAAACCTGGTGACCGGGCGGGTGCTGGATCAGACCTTCCGGTCCGGGGAGCGGGTCAAGAAGCCGGACCTGGAGGAGCGGGAGATGCAGTTCCTCTATCGGGACGGCGAAGACTTTGTCATGATGGACAACGACACCTACGAGCAGCTCACCCTCACCCCGGAGCAGATGGGGGAGGCGGCGCTGTTCCTGCCGGAAAACCTCACCGTCAAGGTGCTCTTCTTCAACAAACAGCCGGTGGCGGTGGAGCTGCCCTTGGCGGTGGAGCTCACCGTCACCGAGACCGAGCCAGGGGTCAGGGGGGATACCGCCAGCGGCGGCAGCAAGCCCGCCACCCTGGAGACCGGCGCGGTCATCCAGGTGCCCCTGTTCATCAACGTGGGGGACCGGGTGCGGGTGGACACCCGCACCGGCACCTACCTGGAGCGGGCCAAGTAA
- a CDS encoding HD domain-containing phosphohydrolase → MEPSSLPLPQKILDRDLRVRKRPVQEDHAYIPLPLEALLEGERLTFPLFLKVTQGASSGVNYRLCLEEGEELCLPWRQKLQALGVERVYVRETSLPQVVAYLNNHLLVQATGDDLSPQNLVILREHLHFSLRLALRSPQLAQVATPAKQTLDLLITALKRDAVPWKAIWDLLYQDYTLYTHSVNVAVLGVSFMAFLRVPRNDCLTLGLAGLLHDVGLTRISSDILQKPEPLSPEEWEIIKKHPCLGYRLLKGNASLPLGTLRLVLEHHELADGSGYPQGLPLGKQHPLTRYLSLLEAYDGMTLFRPYRPRMTPFAALNALREQRGKHGSAYDIQVLKKFIELLAVS, encoded by the coding sequence ATGGAGCCTTCTTCTCTTCCCCTACCGCAGAAGATATTGGATCGGGATCTTAGGGTCCGCAAACGCCCGGTGCAGGAAGACCACGCGTACATCCCCTTGCCGCTGGAAGCCTTGCTGGAGGGGGAACGCCTCACCTTCCCCTTATTTCTCAAAGTCACCCAGGGCGCCAGCTCGGGGGTCAATTATCGCCTCTGCCTGGAAGAGGGGGAGGAACTCTGCCTCCCTTGGCGGCAAAAGCTGCAAGCCCTGGGGGTGGAGCGGGTCTATGTCCGGGAAACCTCCCTCCCCCAGGTGGTGGCCTATCTGAACAATCATCTCCTGGTGCAGGCCACGGGGGATGATCTTTCGCCTCAGAATCTCGTCATTTTGCGGGAACACCTCCATTTCTCCCTGCGCCTGGCCCTCCGATCGCCGCAATTGGCCCAGGTGGCGACACCGGCCAAACAGACCCTTGATCTCCTCATCACGGCCCTGAAACGGGATGCCGTGCCCTGGAAGGCGATCTGGGACCTGCTCTATCAGGACTACACCTTGTATACGCACTCGGTGAACGTGGCGGTCCTGGGGGTGTCTTTCATGGCTTTTCTGCGGGTGCCCCGGAACGACTGCCTCACCTTAGGACTGGCCGGCCTTTTGCATGATGTGGGCTTGACGCGCATCAGTTCGGACATCCTCCAGAAGCCCGAACCGCTGAGCCCTGAGGAGTGGGAGATCATCAAAAAACATCCCTGTCTCGGTTATCGCCTCCTCAAAGGGAATGCCTCTCTGCCCCTGGGCACCCTGCGGCTGGTGCTGGAGCATCACGAACTGGCGGACGGCTCCGGCTATCCCCAGGGACTGCCTCTGGGGAAACAGCACCCCTTAACCCGTTACCTCTCTCTCCTGGAGGCCTATGACGGCATGACGTTGTTTCGGCCCTATCGGCCCCGGATGACCCCCTTTGCCGCCCTCAATGCCTTGCGGGAACAGCGGGGGAAACACGGGTCGGCCTATGACATCCAGGTCTTGAAAAAATTCATCGAACTTTTGGCCGTGAGCTGA
- a CDS encoding cupin domain-containing protein, giving the protein MAEIKVERRPSEARLKELGVRQWPIWTKEVSEFPWTYDTQEVCYFLEGEVEVIPEGGDPVKMGEGDLVTFPAGMSCTWKVTKPVRKHYHLD; this is encoded by the coding sequence ATGGCAGAGATCAAGGTGGAGCGCCGGCCCAGTGAAGCCCGGCTCAAGGAGCTGGGAGTGCGGCAATGGCCCATCTGGACCAAGGAGGTGTCAGAATTTCCCTGGACCTATGACACCCAGGAGGTCTGCTACTTTCTGGAAGGGGAGGTGGAGGTGATTCCCGAGGGCGGGGACCCGGTGAAAATGGGGGAAGGCGATCTGGTCACCTTTCCCGCCGGCATGTCCTGCACCTGGAAGGTGACGAAACCGGTGCGCAAGCACTACCATCTGGACTGA
- a CDS encoding complex I NDUFA9 subunit family protein, protein MRVFVTGASGFVGNEVVAELLTRGHAVRALIRPGSEKKLRERERVEIITGDCLHPEVLERGLLGCDAAIHLIGIIREFPGRGVTFERVHVEATRNVVEAAKKAGVRRFLHMSALGARPEPADPYHVTNWQAEEIVKASGLTYTIFRPSVIYGPGDQSLNLFARHIQRLHFFPIIGDGLYKLQPVPVWQVAEAFALALELPHTENKTYEVGGPEPIAFRDLIDTLARVMGRRVIKVHQPVWCMRAAARVCGRFAWFPLTPGQLRMLLEGSTCDPTAFYRDFGLEPVPLAAGLARYLAGKK, encoded by the coding sequence ATGCGGGTCTTTGTGACCGGTGCCAGCGGCTTTGTGGGCAATGAGGTGGTGGCGGAGTTGCTCACGCGGGGCCACGCGGTGCGCGCCCTCATCCGGCCGGGCTCGGAAAAGAAGCTCCGGGAACGGGAGCGGGTGGAGATCATTACCGGCGACTGCCTGCACCCCGAGGTCCTGGAGCGGGGGCTTTTGGGCTGCGACGCCGCCATCCACCTCATCGGCATCATCCGGGAATTTCCCGGCCGGGGGGTGACCTTCGAGCGGGTGCATGTGGAGGCCACCCGCAACGTGGTGGAGGCGGCCAAGAAGGCCGGAGTGCGCCGCTTCCTGCACATGAGCGCCCTGGGGGCCCGGCCGGAACCCGCGGACCCCTACCACGTCACCAACTGGCAGGCCGAAGAGATCGTCAAGGCTTCAGGCCTCACTTACACCATTTTCCGGCCCTCGGTGATCTACGGCCCCGGCGATCAATCCCTCAACCTCTTCGCTCGCCACATCCAGCGGCTGCATTTTTTTCCCATCATCGGGGATGGCCTCTACAAGCTCCAGCCGGTGCCGGTGTGGCAGGTGGCGGAAGCCTTTGCCCTGGCCCTGGAGCTGCCCCACACGGAGAATAAGACCTACGAGGTGGGGGGGCCGGAGCCCATCGCCTTCCGGGACCTCATCGACACCCTCGCCCGGGTCATGGGCCGCCGGGTCATCAAGGTGCACCAGCCGGTGTGGTGCATGCGGGCCGCAGCCCGGGTCTGCGGCCGGTTTGCCTGGTTCCCCTTGACCCCCGGTCAGTTGCGCATGCTTCTCGAGGGGAGCACTTGCGACCCCACCGCCTTTTACCGGGACTTCGGCCTGGAGCCGGTTCCCTTGGCCGCCGGGCTAGCCCGCTATTTGGCGGGGAAAAAGTAA
- a CDS encoding glycosyltransferase — MREHSTTLTWVPGKWRTPEERLQALDQILKILVPGFLLVCFLAALKLGSFDGYVMLLSSHVFASPLLILGAGFTFLVLGFQMVRTWFWWRYRPYPVPAGELPPVTVIIPAYNEGAMVEKAIYSAAASDYPEGKLEIIVVDDGSKDDTWFYIDRAQRRYPELIRAVRFAKNRGKKEGLAAGFTLGKGEFFVTIDSDSVIEPDTVKQIIAPMLHDPRVGAVAGNVKVYNRFRSLLARMLAVRFVLAFDFLRASQSMYGFVACTPGALSAYRKSAVLPILEAWRRQTFLGVPATIGEDRALTNFVLRQGFTSVYQRSAIVHTVVPETYRGLCKMFLRWDRSNFRESWVQLTYMFTRYRERDRFWPIVDFFITQIEFPLTYLFLGLLFMSFYLYPIVMVKFFAGLGVMTLIYMYYYYAQERDWEFIYGILYSYFAFFALNWVQPYAFLTIRNSRWLTR; from the coding sequence ATGCGAGAGCACAGCACCACCCTGACCTGGGTGCCGGGAAAGTGGCGCACTCCGGAGGAGCGTTTACAGGCCCTGGATCAGATTCTCAAAATTCTGGTGCCGGGGTTTTTGTTGGTCTGCTTCCTGGCCGCCCTGAAGCTGGGCTCTTTTGACGGCTATGTGATGCTGCTGAGCAGCCATGTGTTTGCCTCGCCCCTGTTGATCCTGGGGGCGGGGTTCACCTTTCTCGTCTTAGGCTTCCAGATGGTGCGCACCTGGTTCTGGTGGCGCTACCGGCCCTACCCCGTGCCGGCGGGCGAGCTGCCGCCGGTGACGGTCATCATCCCGGCCTACAACGAAGGAGCCATGGTGGAGAAGGCCATCTACTCCGCCGCGGCCTCGGATTACCCCGAAGGCAAGCTGGAAATCATCGTGGTGGACGACGGCTCCAAGGACGACACCTGGTTCTACATTGACCGGGCTCAAAGGCGCTATCCGGAGCTCATCCGGGCGGTGCGCTTCGCCAAAAACCGGGGCAAGAAAGAGGGCCTGGCCGCCGGCTTCACCCTGGGCAAAGGGGAGTTCTTTGTCACCATCGACTCCGACAGCGTCATCGAGCCGGACACGGTGAAGCAGATCATCGCCCCCATGCTCCATGACCCCCGGGTGGGCGCGGTGGCGGGCAACGTCAAGGTTTACAACCGCTTCCGCAGCCTCCTGGCCCGCATGCTGGCGGTGCGCTTTGTGCTGGCCTTCGATTTCCTCCGGGCCTCTCAGTCCATGTATGGCTTTGTGGCCTGCACCCCCGGGGCCCTGTCCGCTTACCGCAAAAGCGCCGTCCTGCCCATCCTGGAGGCCTGGCGCCGGCAGACCTTCCTGGGCGTCCCGGCCACCATCGGCGAGGACCGGGCCCTCACCAACTTCGTGCTGCGCCAAGGGTTCACTTCCGTCTATCAGCGCAGCGCCATCGTGCACACGGTGGTGCCGGAGACCTACCGGGGCCTGTGCAAGATGTTCCTGCGCTGGGACCGCTCCAACTTCCGGGAGTCCTGGGTGCAGCTCACTTACATGTTCACCCGCTACCGGGAGCGGGACCGCTTCTGGCCCATCGTGGACTTCTTCATCACCCAGATTGAGTTTCCGTTGACCTATCTCTTTCTGGGACTGCTGTTTATGTCCTTCTACCTCTACCCCATCGTCATGGTGAAATTCTTCGCCGGTCTGGGCGTCATGACCCTCATCTACATGTATTACTACTACGCCCAGGAACGGGACTGGGAATTTATCTACGGCATCCTCTATTCCTACTTTGCCTTCTTCGCCCTCAACTGGGTGCAACCTTACGCCTTTCTCACCATCCGCAATTCCCGCTGGCTTACGCGCTAG
- a CDS encoding septum formation initiator family protein, with the protein MPTDAAPGGGPNGWGGYKGLAVGAILCLVAVIGVALFSRQGVWEISRLRQELQRLEWENARLAQENRRLALTIERLHHDPVMIQDQIRRELNFLRKNELILHLPEDQAPVALPPERQKPPPSPRGEAKGRSRAGHSPASSRP; encoded by the coding sequence ATGCCGACGGACGCCGCGCCTGGGGGAGGCCCAAACGGGTGGGGAGGCTACAAAGGGCTGGCGGTGGGGGCCATCCTCTGCCTGGTGGCCGTCATCGGGGTGGCCCTCTTCAGCCGGCAGGGCGTATGGGAAATCAGCCGCCTGCGCCAGGAGTTGCAGCGCTTGGAGTGGGAAAACGCCCGCCTGGCCCAGGAGAACCGCCGCCTGGCCCTCACCATCGAGCGCCTGCATCACGATCCGGTCATGATCCAGGACCAGATCCGGCGGGAACTGAACTTCCTCCGCAAAAATGAGCTGATCCTGCATCTGCCGGAGGACCAGGCCCCTGTGGCCCTGCCGCCGGAGCGGCAGAAGCCGCCGCCCTCCCCGCGAGGGGAGGCGAAGGGCCGTTCCCGGGCCGGTCACTCCCCGGCGTCCTCCCGACCCTGA